CCTTGGCAGCCGTTAGTGAATACAATAAGGAAAACTTTGCTGGTTGGGATTTGAATGCCAAACCAAGCTTGGCTTTTGAGAATTTATAGAATAAAAACCTCTTACGTCAAGGATGCGTAAGAGGTTTATTTATGAATTTTTCGCCAGCGATTTGGAGAAATTTGGTAATGCCTTTTAAAAGCAGTTGAAAAATTGAATTGGTTGGAGTAGCCGATTTCTTCAGCAATTTCCTGTAGTGTCTTAGTGGTGTTTTTTAAGAGTTCGCAGGCTTCGCTGAGTCGGTATTGGATGATAAATTGTTGAGGTGAGATGTTCATTTGCTCCTTGAATAGCCGACTGAAGTAGTGGCGATTGAGGTTGCATACTTGTGCCAAATCGTCGACGGATATAGCTTTCTCATAGTTTCGTTCTACGAAGTTGATGGCCTCTCGTATATAAAATTCCTTGTTTTCATCGTGTTTACTGCTTGTTTTGGTCAGAGAGCAGTCGATGAGATAGGAGATAAAGAGGTAGAGGTGCCCAAGAAGGCAGGCGCTTTTTTGGTGATGGAGCGCGAGAATTTGTTTCATTTCATGGTAGACAGGGCTAGAGGTGGGCATTTCTCGTTGCGAAAAAATAGGTTGCTCTTTTGAGAGTCCTGCTTGTCTAAGAAAATGCTCAGTTTTCAGACCGTCAAATTCAAGCCAGATATAGGTCCAGGGGTCCTTTGCGTCTGCTTCGTAGCTACAGATGGCATCTGGGGAGATAAGAAAGCCCTGTCCTGCAGTTAGGTGGTATTCACGTTGGTCGGAGGTATCGTAAAAAGTACCTGAACCAGAGATGATGTAGTGAAACAGGTAGTGTTGTTTCATAGTTGGGCCGAATGAGTGAAGTGGCTTACAGGCTTCCATGCCAAATTGGATGGGGTAAAAATCTACATAGGATCTGTTATTAAAGACGTAAAATTCAGGTTGTATTTTCATTGTATTCTCTCCACAAAAATTGTAAAGGTTTACAAATAGTATAACATATTTATATGTAAATGTGACATTTTATTTGAAAAAATTAAAAAATATCCCAAAATCATATAGAAGATGTCAAATATTCCTATTTTATTATAAAGCGCTTACATGTTATAGTTATAGTAGAAACAACAAAGTTCGTCGACGTATTCGACAAAAGAAAAGGAGTATTACCATGAAGAAATTTGGTCGCTATGTTACCTTGCTTGCGGCTGCAGGCCTACTGGCAGCGTGTTCTACTTCGACTGAGTCTAGTAAAGCTACGGAAGGAAGTGGTTCAGGAAAGACAGAAATATCCTATGCCATTTGGGATTCTGGTCAGGAACCTGGTTTGAGAAAGATTGCGGATGAATTTGAGAAAAAGAATCCAGATATTAAAATCAATATTCAAGTATCGGATTGGGATTCCTACTGGACTATGCTAGAAGCTGGTGCGACAGGTGGTTCATTGCCTGATACCTTCTGGATGCATTCAAATGAGATTTATCGCTATGGTTCCAATGAAATGCTATTGCCGTTGGATGAATACTTAGCCAAGAGTGAAGATGCCAAACTAGCTAATTTCCCAGATGGTTTGAATGAAATCTACAATATAAATGGTAAGCAGTACGCTATTCCAAAAGATTTCGATACAATCGGTCTTTGGTACAATAAAAAATTATTTGACGAAGCAGGTATTCCATATCCAGATGATACTTGGGATTGGAACAAGTTGAAGGAAGTGGCAAAACAATTGACCAAGCCAGATGGTAGTCAGTATGGTTTTGGTGCTGGTTTGAGTAACCAAGAGGGCTACTACAACTTTATCTATCAAAATGGTGGTAAGGTTATTACTGATGATTTGAAATCAGGCTACGATGATCCTAAGACCATTGAAGCCTTGGATTACTACTTTAGCTTTGTCAAAGAGAAAATTTCACCAGCTATTACAGTGGATAAAGAGCGGGCCGAAGCATTCCAAAACGGTCAAGTGGCTATGAGCGTCTTCGGTTCTTGGAATTTATCTGGTTTCACTGCTAATGACTACATTCGTGAAAATGCTGATGTAGCTGTCTTGCCAAAAGGGCCAGATGGAACTCGTGCAACCATCTTTAATGGATTGGGTCATGCCATTGCTGCTACCACTAAACAGCCAGATGCTGCTTGGAAATGGGTTGAATACCTCAGCTCAAAAGAGGCACAAGAAATGCAGGCAACACTTGGTGTGGCAATCTCGGCTTATAAAGGCGCGGCAGATACTTGGGTAGATTCAAATAAAAACTTTGCTATCAAGAACTACGTTGACATGGTGGATTATGCACAGATTCGTCCATATTCACAAACAACCATCAAGTGGGAAGATAAGGCTTACGAGCTATTGAAACCTGCTTATCTTGGAGAAAAAGCAACTGAAGAAGCTGCCAAAGAAACAGCTGATATGATGAATGCTGAATTAGCAACTGAAAAATAGGTAGGAGGTCTTGGGAAGTTGATTCTTCCCCGGACCTTCTTATTAAATGAAGAAGGATGGGGATAAGATGTTCCGAAAAAAAGGAAGTTTAAATGAGGCAATTTGGGGATGGGCAATGGTAGCGCCGACCATTATCGGATTAGTCGTGCTCAATATTATTCCTATTTTCCAAACTATGAAGATGAGTTTCCATAAGAGTGGAGATTTCGGCAGAGGTGACATCTTTGTCGGCTTGGCAAATTACCAACGCATGTTAGGGGATGCGCAAGTGTGGCAGGCGACATGGAATACCTTGAAATATACGATTCTAGTTGTTCCAGCTACCGTTGCCTTGGCCATGTTGCTTGCGGTTTTGTTGAATTCTAAGATTAAAGGGAAGCATATTTATCGGACAATATTTTTCCTGCCTATGGTGGCAGCACCAGCCGCGGTGACCATAGTTTGGAAATGGCTCTACAATACGGACTTCGGTCTGATTAACTATGTCTTGCGTCGTTTGGGACTGGGTGCTGTGAACTGGATTGAAGATCCAAAGATTGCTCTCTATTCAATTGCTCTGATTGGAATTTGGAGTACTGTTGGCTATAGCATGATTTTAATTTTAGCTGGTTTACAAGAAATTCCGACGGATTTTTATGAGGCGGCTCGCATTGATGGAGCTAGTCCAGCCAAGCAATTTTTCTCCATTACCCTGCCCTTGGTTTCGCCGACCTTGTTCTTTGTTGTGGTAACCAGTGTTATTCAATCCATGCAAGTCTTTGATGTTATCTATATGATGGAAGACATCCGAAGTCCTGCCTATGATAAGACGGTATCTCTGGTTTATCTGTTTTACAATAATTCCTTTAAATATTCGGATAAGGGCTACGGTTCTACCATTGTCATGTTGTTGTTATTGATTATTCTTGTCATTACTTTCGTTCAGATGAAGGTACAGAAAAAATGGGTGCATTACCGTTAAGGAGGTTCATGTGAAACAATCAGCTTTAAAATCAACTATTTGGATGCATGCCTTCTTGATTTTAGTGGCAATGGGCATGCTGATCCCGTTTGTTTGGATGGTGTTGACGTCTTTTAAAACGGTAACCGAATCCACTCAGATGAATCCTTTCCAATTTTTACCAAGTAAGTGGATGGTGAGCAATTATACGGAGGCTATTCGGACTAATAATTTTCCGATACTCTATCTGAACACCATTTTGATGATGGTATGGCGTATCTTTAGCTCGGTTATGTTCTCAGCTATGGCAGCTTATGCCTTTGCTCGCTTGGAATTTCCTGGGCGGAATTTCTTGTTTGGTCTGGTCCTCTTTCAAATGATGGTGCCACCTCAGTTGTTCGTCATTCCTCAGTATTTGATGATTGACCAACTTGGTATGCGCAATACGATTTTTGCTCTGGTATTTCCAGGAATTGTCAGTGCCTTTGGTACATTCTTGCTCCGTCAATTTTTCATGGGTCTTCCAAAAGAATTGGAGGAATCTGCAAAATTGGATGGTTGTAATATTGGGCAGACCTTCTTTAAGGTCATGTTGCCTTTGGCTAAGTCTGGCTTGATTGCCTTAGCGATTTTTACGGCTTTGTTTGCTTTCAAGGATTTGTTGTGGCCATTGATTATCAACTCAGAAGCGGACAAGGCTACCCTGTCTAGCGCACTTTCTAAGATCCAGGGAGCTTACGCTGTTAACTATCCTCAGCTCATGGCTGCAAGTGTTTTGGCTATTTGGCCGATGTTGGTACTGTATGTGATATTCCAGAAGCAGTTTATCCAAGGAATT
This region of Streptococcus suis genomic DNA includes:
- a CDS encoding ABC transporter substrate-binding protein — its product is MKKFGRYVTLLAAAGLLAACSTSTESSKATEGSGSGKTEISYAIWDSGQEPGLRKIADEFEKKNPDIKINIQVSDWDSYWTMLEAGATGGSLPDTFWMHSNEIYRYGSNEMLLPLDEYLAKSEDAKLANFPDGLNEIYNINGKQYAIPKDFDTIGLWYNKKLFDEAGIPYPDDTWDWNKLKEVAKQLTKPDGSQYGFGAGLSNQEGYYNFIYQNGGKVITDDLKSGYDDPKTIEALDYYFSFVKEKISPAITVDKERAEAFQNGQVAMSVFGSWNLSGFTANDYIRENADVAVLPKGPDGTRATIFNGLGHAIAATTKQPDAAWKWVEYLSSKEAQEMQATLGVAISAYKGAADTWVDSNKNFAIKNYVDMVDYAQIRPYSQTTIKWEDKAYELLKPAYLGEKATEEAAKETADMMNAELATEK
- a CDS encoding AraC family transcriptional regulator, whose product is MKIQPEFYVFNNRSYVDFYPIQFGMEACKPLHSFGPTMKQHYLFHYIISGSGTFYDTSDQREYHLTAGQGFLISPDAICSYEADAKDPWTYIWLEFDGLKTEHFLRQAGLSKEQPIFSQREMPTSSPVYHEMKQILALHHQKSACLLGHLYLFISYLIDCSLTKTSSKHDENKEFYIREAINFVERNYEKAISVDDLAQVCNLNRHYFSRLFKEQMNISPQQFIIQYRLSEACELLKNTTKTLQEIAEEIGYSNQFNFSTAFKRHYQISPNRWRKIHK
- a CDS encoding carbohydrate ABC transporter permease, whose product is MFRKKGSLNEAIWGWAMVAPTIIGLVVLNIIPIFQTMKMSFHKSGDFGRGDIFVGLANYQRMLGDAQVWQATWNTLKYTILVVPATVALAMLLAVLLNSKIKGKHIYRTIFFLPMVAAPAAVTIVWKWLYNTDFGLINYVLRRLGLGAVNWIEDPKIALYSIALIGIWSTVGYSMILILAGLQEIPTDFYEAARIDGASPAKQFFSITLPLVSPTLFFVVVTSVIQSMQVFDVIYMMEDIRSPAYDKTVSLVYLFYNNSFKYSDKGYGSTIVMLLLLIILVITFVQMKVQKKWVHYR
- a CDS encoding carbohydrate ABC transporter permease, encoding MKQSALKSTIWMHAFLILVAMGMLIPFVWMVLTSFKTVTESTQMNPFQFLPSKWMVSNYTEAIRTNNFPILYLNTILMMVWRIFSSVMFSAMAAYAFARLEFPGRNFLFGLVLFQMMVPPQLFVIPQYLMIDQLGMRNTIFALVFPGIVSAFGTFLLRQFFMGLPKELEESAKLDGCNIGQTFFKVMLPLAKSGLIALAIFTALFAFKDLLWPLIINSEADKATLSSALSKIQGAYAVNYPQLMAASVLAIWPMLVLYVIFQKQFIQGIATSGGKL